GCCGAGCAACTGCGCTGAAGCGTCTCCATACATGGTCGCGCGAACAGACGTGGTGCAGCCGGTGTGCGCTGCGAGGAGATCCGGCAGGTCGCGCGGTCCTCCGTCAGCCCGACAATGTTGAGATCCGGGACCTTGGAGCAGCCGACGCCCGAGGAAGTGTGGACTCTTGGGATTACCAAGAGTGATGAAATCAAATTCAAGGCTGACTTTTGGAGGCAGCCATGGGAGTTCTGGACTGTCTGATCCTTCGGGATGATCAGGGAGCGGAAACCGCATGTTCGTTGAAGCGGTTTGGTGGATCGTGCGAACGGGCTTGCCTTGGCGCAACCTGCCTGAGGTGTTCGGCGATTGGAACAGTGTCTTTCGCAGTTCAGTCGCTGGAGCCACAAGGGCATCTGGCGCATCTTCGCCGCGATTGCGGATGATCCGGACTTTGAATGCCTGATCGTCAATTCCATCATCATCCGCGCCCACCAGCACGCCTCGGGCGCAAAAAGGGGGCTGAAGATCAGGCCCTTGGCCGTTCTCGTGGCGGCCTGAGCACCAAGATCCACATGGCCGTGCGTGGGCTGGGATGCCTGGTCCGCTTCACGCCCAGCGCCACCTGGTTCGTAAGCGTCGTCTGGAACGCACCCGCGTCTAAAAAAGCTCAACGCGTCGTTCAACATCATGAGTGCCGAAGGGTATAATGGGACCAGACAACGAGGAGAGCTCTATGAAAGTCGAAACGAAACTCAGAATTGAACGAGGCGACGTGTGCGTAGCCGACAGGCTGGACGAGGCATTCAACCTGGTTACCGGGCATGAGCTTCCGGAAGCGGACCAGAAGCCCTTTGGTCGGATAAGAGGCAATGACTTTGGGATGGAGGACGCTGAGCGCGCTGTCGCAATCGTCCATAGCCGGAGCGCCCAGATACTGAAGCAGGCAGACACTGCCGATGTCTTTAAGGATCCGGCGCTTCAAGCTATCTGGGCCGATGGGCAGCGAATGGCAGCGGGGCTTGCTGTGCGGAAGGCAGACGAGTTCATGTCCGCTCTCAGGGATGATGTCCGCGAAGCCACAGGTAGCAATGACTAACTGCGCCCTTTCAAAATTGCTTGGGCATAGCCGTTTACTTAGGATCGCGTCGTACTTTCACTGAACCTTGCTGTGCAAAGCTCTCGGTGCGAGGGCGCGGTTGGAATAGGCCCAGGGCAGAAGTTCGTCGATCTGGCTGTTGGGATGTCCGCTGACGATCCTGGCGAGCACGTCCGCGAGGTAGGCAAGTGGCTCGACTCTATTGAGCTTGCACGTTTCGATGAGCGAGGCGACGACGGCCCAGTGCTCGGCACCACCGTCCGATCCGGCGAAGAGGGCGTTCTTTCGGTTGAGCGCGATCGGGCGGATCGACCGCTCGACGGTATTAGAGTCGATCTCGATGCGTCCGTCGTCGAGGAAGCGGGTGAGTCCCTCCCAGCGTGACAGCGTATAGCGGATTGCCTCGGCGAGCTTGGTCTTCTGGCTGATCAGGCCGAGCTTCTCGCGCAGCCACGGCTCGAACTCGACCAGGATCGGCCGGCTCCTTTCCTGGCGCACAGCACGACGGGCGTCTGCTGGCTGGCGGCGGATGTCGTCCTCCACGCGATAGAGCTCTGCGATGCGCCGGAGCGCCTCGCTGGCGATCGGCGCTGGGCCGGCTGCGGCGAGTTCGTAGAAGCGCCGGCGCACGTGTGCCCAGCAGAAGGCGAGCGTTGCGCCGCTCTTGTCGGCGAGCACGCGATAGCCGCCATAGCCGTCGACCTGCAGGATTCCGGTGAAGCCCGCCAGATGGGCGATCGGTCGCTCGGCCTTGCGGTCCGGCGCATAGACATAAGCGACGCCAGGTGGGTCGCTCCCCTGCCATGGCCGATCGTCGCGAGCGTAGGCCCAGAGCTGCCCGGTCTTGGTCTTGCCGCGGCCGGGATCCAGCACCGGCGCCGTGGTCTCGTCGGCAAAGAGCTTCGGCGAGGCTTTCAGCTTCTCCAGCAGCCGCTCGTGGACCGGACGCAGATGCCAGGCGGCGCGGCCGACCCAGTCGCCGAGGGTGGAGCGATCCAGATTGATGCCCTGCCGGGCGTAGATCTGCGCCTGGCGATAGAGCGGCAGGTGATCGGCATATTTGGAGACCAGAACCTGCGCGACGGTGGCCTCGGTCGGCAGACCGCCTTCGATCAGCCGGGCGGGCGCCGGAGCCTGCACGACCCACGTCCTCGCAGGCACGACAGGCATATTTGGGCCGCCGTACGACGATCACGCGCAGTTGCGCCGGCACGATGTCGAGCCGTTCGCTAACGTCTTCGCCGATCCGATGAAGTCCGTCGCGGCAGCATGGGCAGGCATGGTCCTCGATGTCGACGACCATCTCGATGCGAGGCAGATGCGCCGGCAGCGCACCCCGGTTCGCCCGCCGCTTTGCGGTGCGCTCCCTGCGCGTGGCAGGATCGGCACGCTCGGCCTCTTCCTCGCCTGCCGCCTCGATCTGTTCGGCCTCCTCAAGGCCAAGCAGCAGTTGATCTTCGGGCAGGCTCTCGGCCCGGCGGCCGAAGCGGTGACGCTGCAATTCCTTGATGATCTGGGTCAGGCGAGCATTCTCGACATCGCGCGCCAGGACCATCGCCTTCAGCACATCCGGATCGTCGGGAAGCTGGTCCGCTGTCATCGCCATGATCGGATCAGACCATATTCGCCAGTTCCGGGCGACAGCGGAATCCAGGCTGATTCACTTGGTCGCGGATCAACCCGCCTGCGCCGGAGCGCGCGTCCGGCGGGCTTCATGAACCCGCCGCCAATCAAGCCCTTCAAGCAGCGCCGACAACTGAGCGGCCGTCAGCCGCATCACGCCATCCTGCACTTTCGGCCAACGGAACTCGCCATCCTCCAGCCGCTTCGCATAGAGGCAGACGCCGGTGCCGTCCCAGAAGATCAGCTTGATCCGATCCGTTCGTTTCGCCCGGAACACGTAGACTGCACCGCTGAACGGATCGGCGCCCATCGTCTCGCGCACCAACGCAGCCAGCCCCTCCGCACCCTTGCGGAAGTCTACCGGCTTCGTTGCCACCATGACCTTGACGGCGCCCGTCGGCCCGATCACGAGGTTGCCTTCAGTGCACGGATCACCGCCGCAACCGTCTTGGCGTCGGCTCCCCGGCCGACCCGCATGGCGATGCCGTCAATCTCAAGCTCGATCACGCCAGCATCTCGGGTCGCCTTCCGCTTCCGCGGCTGCGCTGGACGCGTCGGCGCGGGTTCCGGAGCCGGCGCCGTCACCACCGCCGGAACAAAGAGCGGTTCAGGTGCCGACGCCGTCAACGGCTGACGAGCGGCCCGACGCCACGCGAACAGTTGCTGCGGAGACAAGGCATAGCGCCTGGCCACCGCGCTCACGGTCTCGCCAACCTCGTAGCTTTCCGCCACGATCCGCGCCTTCTCATCCGGCAGCCATTCTCGCCGCCGACCGGCGCCAGTGAAGATCTCAAGCCGACGAACCGGCTCTTCATCCCTGGACTTAAGCGTAAGCTCTGAAATCGTCATGTGTCGAAGCCCTCGAGGCCTTCGAACATCGTTCCTTCCGGTCATGTGCGAAAGGTGCTGTCAGAACACCGCTTACCCTGGTTCCGCCACGTCGCAACGCGTTTCGAAAAGACCGCAAGGCACTATCCCGCCGTCATAACCATCGCCGCTACAATTCTATGACTCAGATAACTGTTCACACTTCCTAGTAGACCCATCGGATGAGGTAATCTGGGATGCCCGGCAATTGTTATCGAGCTTCTTCTTGATGTCCTCAGGCGTCCAGTTTTGTTCCGAGACGACCAGTACCGACAGGATGTCGTCCAGCCTTGGCGAGCATACCGCGCATTCATCACCGGCACGACGAGCTGCGGGCCTGCAATCATCTCGATCTCCGGATTGACGGTCTTCATCCCGATGCTGAAGTCGAGACCCTCCGGCACGAGATAACCGATCACGGTCAGGCATGTCGTCCGGGGTCCACGTCCAGGTTGCCAATCGTCTATTTTCTCCTGGATATTCTGGCGGTTCTTAATGGAATTCGTGGTTGCGAGGGCTGAGATCGTCCACTGTCGCGGAGAAAGATGACCAGGAGGCCGAAGTGCCAATGCCCGTATACGGCTGCGCCTCGTCGCGCATGAAGTCGTGGAGTTCCCGCTCGATCTCCAGTCTGGCGATTTCGACGCGCGGCGACCTTGTTTTGGGCATGTGGTCTGGGCCTTCTCGCCTACGCCGCCGAACGGGCTTCAACGGGGAACTCTGCGGCCACGGTCTGTACTAAGGCGGCCGATGTCGCAGAGGACAGCGTCCAGCCAAGGTGGCCGTGGCCCGTGTTATAGAACACGCCCGGTGAACGGCCCGCGCCGACACGCGGCAGCATGTTGGGCATCATGGGGCGCAAGCCGGCCCAGGGCACCACGCTATTGGTGTTCACTCCCGGGAATAGCGTGCGCGTCCAGTCCACTAAGGGCCGTACGCGATCATCCCGGATGTCCCTGTTCAACCCGTTGAACTCCGCAGTTCCCGCAACGCGGAAGCGGCTGGTGCCGAGCCGGCTAGTGACGATCTTCGCGCGGTCGTCCAGGATGCTGACCCACGGGGCGGCATTCTGGGCTGTCTCGTCGTCCAATTGGACGGTGACCGAGTAGCCCTTGACAGGATAAATGTTAAGACGGTCGCCTAGCATCGCGGCGAAGTCGCGGCTATTGGAGCCCGCGCATACCACGACCGCGTCGGTTTCGAGGTCTAGCCCGAGCGTCTGGCCATCGACCCTACGCGTCGTGTAGCTCAGCCGGAAGCGGCTGCCGCGAGCGATACGCGTGACCGTCGCGTCATAGATGAACTTACCGCCGCGCCTTTCGCAGGCTCGGGCTAGAGCGGTCGTGTATTTGTGGATGTCACCGGTCGAATCCGACGGAGTATAGAACCCGCCGTAGAACCGCCCGTGCAGCGCCGGTTCTATGGATGTAATCTCTTCCCCTGAGACCGGATGGCGGTCGAGTCCGCCCTCGACGAGCATCTTGTTGACTCTTGCGGCATGCTCGAAACCGGCCTTGTCCCAATGGACATGGAGAATGCCGCGGCGGACGTGGTCGAACTCAATGCCTTCGCGTTCGGCGATCTCGAACATGTGCTTGCGAGCGGCGATTGCCAGCTTCGTGGTGGCGACAGTATTCTCACGGTAGCCGGGGATATTGGATACGAACTCCGCGAGCCAGCTGTACTTGTGCCAGTTCGGGGATGGATTCATAAGGAGCGGTGCATCCCGAAGGAGCATCCATTTGATGCCCTTGAAGATTGTCGACCAGTGGTTCCAAACTTCCGCATTGCTCGCGGATAGCTGACCGCCATTGGCAAAGGAGGTCTCCATCGCCGCATAGCGCTGGCGTTCCACCACGGTGACATCATAGCCGTGGTCCAAAAGGGCATAAGCCGTCGACACACCGGTGATACCGGCGCCGATCACGACAATCTTGGGCATTTCACTCTCCATACAGAACAGTGGGCACAGACGGTCACGCCCGCGGCTGGTCCCCAAATCTGTCTCTATACCTGAGAGCTTGACCGGAAGGCTCCGGCGTTCCCCTTCGGTGGGCACTCGGGTGCCTCTCTCCAGATCGTTCGGCGGTCCGGTCACTTTTGCCTGAGAGTTTCCTTGGGGGGTTGCTCCGTCGGCGCCAGCATTCGCCAGTCTCTCCCGTTCCGCTTGCTGAACCTCACCATGCTAATGCGGCGCGCTGCGTAAGTCATCGGCAAACGGAATCTATTTCTGAAACAACTGTCACACATTGTTGGGACAGATGAAATGAAGCCTACGACGGCGGCACTTAGCAGATGCGCACCGGCCGCTTATTATACGCGGCGATCTCGGAGGAACTTGCGCGACAATCTGGATGGGACACGCTGCCAAGCGGTCATTGCTCTTCTAATCGACGCGGCGCGTTAATCTGGGTCCCCTCGTTAATTGTCGCGTAGACCGGAGGCCGTCCGCCCTGTCGTTTTGCTTCCATAGCGGAGCGGCGACGATAGCTCTCGACCTTCATTCCGAAGATTGTGGCGTGATGAACGAGGCGGTCTACCGCTGCGAGCGGCATGGCATGGCGGGATCTGCAAAAACTCGATTCCATTCCAAAAAAGGCTATTTGCGGTCAGCAGGATTGAACGCCGTTTGTAGCGTGCTGAAATGCGTTCGAAGAGAACGCTGGTCTCTGCCTGGTCCTTTGCCACGTAGGCGAGATCGTCGAGGATAAGCAGATCGAACCGTTGAGCTTGTTGATGGCGGATACCAGCTGCAGCTAGAGCACGTCCTGAGATCGATGAATCGATTGTGATGTGACAGCTGCGTTTTGTGCTGATTCAACATCCACCTCGATGGAGGTGGACGATGGGAAGAGCATTGAGCGTGGATCTTCGGTCGCGGGTCTTGAAGGGTTCGGACGAGGGCATGTCGGCGCGGCAAGCGGCGGCGCGGTTCGGCGTGGGAGTATCCAGCGCGATCCGCTGGATTGCGCGGGCCAAGATCGGCGAACTGGCGCCACGCCCGCAGGGCCGCCGCCGTGCCTCCAGCCTCAACGCGCATGAAGCCTTCATCGTCGGGCTGATCGGGGAGCGCAAGGACATCACGCTGAACGAGATGGTGGAGCTGCTCGTCGCCGAGCAGTCGGTGCGGATCAGCCGCAGTGCCTTGAGCGCTTGGCTTCGCGGCCACGGCTGGACGTTCAAAAAAAGTCCGCGCACGCACTGGAGCAGGATCGCCCCGACATCCTGAAGCGGCGCCGGGACTGGTTCGACGGCCAACTCGATCTCGATCCGGCGAAGCTCGTGTTCATCGATGAGACCGGCCTCTCCACAAAGATGGCCCGCCTGCGTGGAAGAGCACTGTGCGGCGAACGCTGCCGGGCCGGCGTGCCGCATGGTCATTGGAAAACCACGACCTTCACGGGCGCGCTGCGGCTGACCGGCATGACCGCGCCATTCGTCTACGACGGCGCCATGAACGGCAATGGTTCCTTGCCTATGTCGAGCAAGTGCTGGTCCCGACATTGTCGCCTGGCGACGTCGTCATCATGGACAACTTGCCCGCCCACAAAGCCGCTGGCGTACGGGACGCAATTGAGACCGCCGGTGCGAGGCTGATGTTCCTTCCGCCCTACAGCCCCGACTTCAACCCCATCGAGAACGCCTTTGCCAAGTTCAAAGCGCTGTTGCGCGCCAAGGCCGAGCGGACCATCGCCGCCCTGTGGAACACAGTCGGCGCCGTTGTCGATCTTTTCACCCCAGCCGAATGTGCCAACTACTTCAAAGCCGCAGGATATGAACCGGATTAAACAGGACGTGCTCTAGAGCACTTCACGCAGCGGATGGGCTACGCGCCACGGCTCGCGTGCGTCATCAACGTCGCCAAAGGGGCCGAGAAGCGACTCATGCGGAATTTCTCCTAACCTTCGACGAGGATGAGCGACATGGCTGTGCTCCGAATCAAGCAAGCACCCATGGAATCAGCCAATCAGCAATCCGAAAGTCCGTTAACCCGAGTTCGCAGTCCTGGGTGGTGGCAGACCATTGCAAC
The genomic region above belongs to Mesorhizobium sp. B4-1-4 and contains:
- the tnpB gene encoding IS66 family insertion sequence element accessory protein TnpB (TnpB, as the term is used for proteins encoded by IS66 family insertion elements, is considered an accessory protein, since TnpC, encoded by a neighboring gene, is a DDE family transposase.) translates to MIGPTGAVKVMVATKPVDFRKGAEGLAALVRETMGADPFSGAVYVFRAKRTDRIKLIFWDGTGVCLYAKRLEDGEFRWPKVQDGVMRLTAAQLSALLEGLDWRRVHEARRTRAPAQAG
- the tnpA gene encoding IS66-like element accessory protein TnpA encodes the protein MTGRNDVRRPRGLRHMTISELTLKSRDEEPVRRLEIFTGAGRRREWLPDEKARIVAESYEVGETVSAVARRYALSPQQLFAWRRAARQPLTASAPEPLFVPAVVTAPAPEPAPTRPAQPRKRKATRDAGVIELEIDGIAMRVGRGADAKTVAAVIRALKATS
- a CDS encoding D-amino acid dehydrogenase, coding for MPKIVVIGAGITGVSTAYALLDHGYDVTVVERQRYAAMETSFANGGQLSASNAEVWNHWSTIFKGIKWMLLRDAPLLMNPSPNWHKYSWLAEFVSNIPGYRENTVATTKLAIAARKHMFEIAEREGIEFDHVRRGILHVHWDKAGFEHAARVNKMLVEGGLDRHPVSGEEITSIEPALHGRFYGGFYTPSDSTGDIHKYTTALARACERRGGKFIYDATVTRIARGSRFRLSYTTRRVDGQTLGLDLETDAVVVCAGSNSRDFAAMLGDRLNIYPVKGYSVTVQLDDETAQNAAPWVSILDDRAKIVTSRLGTSRFRVAGTAEFNGLNRDIRDDRVRPLVDWTRTLFPGVNTNSVVPWAGLRPMMPNMLPRVGAGRSPGVFYNTGHGHLGWTLSSATSAALVQTVAAEFPVEARSAA